A single Heterodontus francisci isolate sHetFra1 chromosome 11, sHetFra1.hap1, whole genome shotgun sequence DNA region contains:
- the LOC137375120 gene encoding peroxynitrite isomerase THAP4-like, with translation MVISCSAHCCTNRQGKVASSISFHRFPLKDAKRLAKWITAVGRTDWKPTKFSFLCSAHFTKDSFQKRQEDQHHRLKFNAVPSIFHFSEHQKKMYSGPKSCQGAAKIQLTPVNQERTSSGYLASELLGDEATELLKPKCVAVDGEHVLERVSVLGESDATLHPSLVAGESIVCTVAEQQCTLKSDGSKATATERLLIDSIIPFPDDATPSASGACKLINSLHSYCLSPPHSTFLKDQVMKKNTKLKILRQQSSRVMKRVKRLEGLIRKLQETNSTLVRCFLPQDHVNPNFDLDATLQDRPEKASKSFSRSCL, from the exons ATGGTGATATCGTGTTCAGCTCACTGCTGTACCAATAGACAGGGAAAAGTAGCCAGTTCTATCTCATTCCACAG ATTCCCTTTGAAAGATGCCAAACGTTTAGCGAAATGGATTACTGCTGTTGGTCGGACTGACTGGAAACCAACCAAGTTTTCCTTCTTGTGTAGTGCTCACTTCACCAAGGACAGCTTTCAAAAGCGACAAGAGGACCAGCATCATCGACTCAAATTTAATGCTGTTCCTTCAATCTTCCACTTCTCAGAACACCAGAAGAAAATGTACAGTGGACCCAAAAGTTGCCAGGGTGCAGCCAAAATACAGCTGACTCCAGTCAATCAGGAAAGGACTTCAAGTGGCTATTTGGCCTCTGAATTATTGGGTGATGAAGCAACTGAACTCCTTAAACCCAAATGTGTAGCTGTGGACGGTGAACATGTGCTTGAGAGAGTTTCTGTGTTGGGTGAAAGTGATGCCACTTTGCACCCTTCCTTAGTGGCGGGTGAATCCATTGTGTGTACAGTTGCTGAACAACAGTGCACTCTGAAGTCTGACGGCAGCAAAGCCACAGCTACTGAAAGATTGCTGATTGACAGCATTATTCCATTTCCCGATGACGCTACCCCATCTGCCTCTGGTGCATGTAAACTAATCAATTCACTGCATTCATACTGCTTGTCTCCACCGCACAGTACCTTCCTCAAAGATCAAGTCATGAAAAAGAACACCAAACTCAAGATCCTGAGACAGCAAAGTAGTCGGGTTATGAAGCGAGTAAAACGACTAGAGGGGTTGATCCGTAAACTTCAAGAAACCAATTCCACATTAGTAAGATGCTTTCTGCCTCAGGATCATG tGAATCCCAACTTTGATCTGGATGCAACACTACAGGACAGACCTGAAAAAGCCAGCAAGTCTTTCAGTCGGTCTTGTCTTTAA